Proteins from a single region of Esox lucius isolate fEsoLuc1 chromosome 13, fEsoLuc1.pri, whole genome shotgun sequence:
- the gapvd1 gene encoding GTPase-activating protein and VPS9 domain-containing protein 1 isoform X2 — protein MVKPDIHTLAHHLKQERLYVASEKQLIQRLNGDVLKTAERLYRAAWITKQQRINLDRLILTSAEASPAECCQHAKVLEDTQFLDGYKTLGFQESIYGEFLGRVRENPRLVASCLVAGEKLNQEHTQGVINTVFTSLYGNCIMQEDESYLLQVLRYLVEFELKESDNPRRLLRRGTCAFSILFKLFSEGLYSAKLFLTATLHEPIMQLLVEDEDHLETDPSKVTERFTPAQQERLFGEKGSESYRQKVTAAVEANEAKLVTLVNKFIGYLKQNTYCFPHNLRWIVSQMYKTLSCVDRLEVGEVRTMCTDLLLTCFICPAIVNPEQYGIISDAPINEVARFNLMQVGQLLQQLAMADDDGDPRRKNCLAKFDKSCVAAFLDVVIGGRTVETPPMSSMNLLEGLSRTVAYMTHSQLLCLVDFVRSVMTGDHLREEEHMLLETLLANVPQSCTVKSNSLELTPSNTPQLSPATTPANKKNRNIGTYLPTSSTLAIVTLHIQPLPFTGQQLATSWDSTTTTLSAHIPLVTPFGWEQLTGWEQLTASRSRSRTELSQQGEVEASSLESLQEVMPEEVLVISLGTSPQTIPGMMSENEVLTIQLADGAQGDTPADETKLHGKPDKTLRFSLCSDNLEGISEGPSNRSNSVSSLDLEGESVSELGAGPSGSNGVEALQLLEHEQATTQDNLDDKLRKFEIRDMMGLTDDRDISETVSETWSTDVLGSDFDPNMDEDRLQEIAGAAVENMLGSLLCLPGSSSVLLDPYGSTISETTSEAWSVEVLPSDSEAPDLKQEERLQELESCSGVGSTSDDTEVREVSSRPSTPGLSVVSATSEDIPNKTEDLRSECSSDFGGKDSVTSPDGEESAHGPHHSLTSPPSQTDSLLAMFDPLSSGEGSSTGTIVRPKVHYARPLHPPPDPPIPEACALVQEPRHSLFMSHCLAQVELEHTKQRHSYPDRLVRSRSSDIVCPGRRPTSDPGLNRRAAAEERDPAGAFSMGPSSSPSKDSLKGEVEERNYSDEEKSDRNRPWWKKRFQSAIPKAPIAAFRKRDKQEKDDIGHERVPQDDPLPRNSHAQAAEDILDKYRNIKRTSPNEGATTAAYDASGEPCGEESVHDSLRDEAMQNISTDDLPDSASQTAQQHDSKFSFSDAKKKLRLALCSADSVAFPLMAPATTRNGLPDHTDSEDNEIVCFLKVQLAEAINLQDKNQMAQIHETTRCVSRFDARTCRKLLAAIADDYRKRAPYIAYLTRCRQGLQTSQAHLERLLQRVLRDKEVANRYFTTVCVRLLLEHMEAKMLDFIKAFQGYTASDDKTAAVEDFLRYLYGAMAHDATWQYASEDQLQDAQMAIERSVMNRIFKLAFYPNQDGDILRDQLLQDHIARLSKVVTVNHKALQIPEVYARESPWPSAQSEIRTISAYKTPRDKVQCILRMCSTIMNLLSLANEDSVPGADDFVPVLVFVLIKANPPCLLSTIQYINNFYASRLSGEECYWWMQFTAAVEFIKTIDDRK, from the exons ATGGTGAAGCCAGACATCCACACTCTGGCCCACCACCTGAAACAAGAGCGGCTGTATGTAGCTTCAGAGAAACAGTTGATCCAGCGGCTCAATGGGGATGTGCTGAAAACTGCTGAGAGGCTGTACCGTGCTGCTTGGATCACCAAACAGCAGAGGATCAACCTTGACCGCCTCATCCTTACCAG TGCTGAGGCTTCCCCGGCTGAATGCTGCCAACATGCCAAAGTGCTAGAAGATACACAGTTCCTGGATGGCTACAAGACTCTGGGCTTCCAGGAGAGCATCTATGGGGAGTTCCTGGGTCGGGTACGTGAGAACCCTCGGCTGGTGGCCTCCTGTCTGGTGGCTGGGGAGAAGTTGAACCAGGAGCATACACAGGGTGTCATTAACACTGTGTTCACCTCACTATACGGCAACTGTATCATGCAGGAGGACGAAAGCTACCTGTTGCAG GTCTTACGCTACTTGGTGGAGTTTGAGCTGAAGGAGAGTGACAATCCTCGGCGGCTGCTGCGGCGGGGCACATGTGCTTTTAGCATCCTCTTCAAACTTTTTTCTGAGGGGCTGTACTCCGCCAAGCTCTTCCTCACTGCCACCCTCCACGAACCAATCATGCAACTACTGGTGGAAGATGAGGATCACCTGGAGACGGACCCTTCCAAGGTTACGGAGCGGTTCACGCCGGCCCAGCAAGAGCGTCTGTTTGGTGAGAAGGGCTCTGAGAGCTACCGGCAGAAAGTGACGGCCGCTGTAGAGGCTAACGAGGCCAAGCTTGTGACGCTGGTGAACAAGTTCATTGGCTACCTGAAGCAGAACACCTACTGCTTCCCCCACAACCTGCGCTGGATAGTGTCTCAGATGTACAAGACGCTGTCATGTGTGGACCGGCTGGAGGTTGGCGAGGTTCGGACCATGTGCACGGACCTGCTGCTCACCTGTTTCATCTGTCCAGCCATTGTCAACCCTGAGCAGTATGGAATCATCTCGGATGCCCCTATCAACGAGGTGGCCCGATTTAACCTCATGCAG gtGGGGCAGCTTCTTCAACAGTTGGCAATGGCTGATGATGATGGAGACCCCAGGCGGAAAAACTGTTTGGCCAAGTTTGATAAG AGCTGTGTAGCTGCCTTCCTGGATGTGGTCATTGGTGGGAGAACTGTGGAGACACCACCCATGTCCTCTATGAACCTACTTGAAGGCCTCAGCAGGACTGTGGCATACATGACGCACAGTCAGCTGCTCTGTCTG GTGGACTTTGTGCGGAGTGTGATGACAGGGGACCACCTCAGGGAGGAGGAGCACATGCTCCTCGAGACCCTTCTGGCCAATGTCCCGCAGTCCTGCACTGTGAAGAGCAACAGTCTGGAGCTTACCCCCTCCAACACCCCCCAGCTCTCCCCAGCTACCACCCCAGCCAACAAGAAGAACAGGAATATAggtacctacctacctacctccTCAACATTGGCTATTGTTACTCTACACATACAACCACTGCCTTTCACAG GACAACAGTTAGCTACATCCTGGGactccacaaccaccaccctGTCTGCTCACATTCCGTTAGTTACCCCTTTTG GTTGGGAGCAGCTAACAGGTTGGGAGCAACTAACAG CCTCCCGTAGTCGTAGCCGTACCGAGCTGTCACAGCAGGGGGAGGTAGAGGCAAGCTCCCTGGAGTCTTTACAGGAGGTGATGCCAGAGGAGGTGCTAGTTATCTCACTAGGAACCAGCCCCCAGACTATTCCAGGGATGATGTCAGAGAATGAG GTGTTGACCATACAACTGGCTGATGGGGCGCAAGGAGACACTCCTGCAGATGAGACCAAGCTTCATGGGAAGCCAGACAAAACTTTGCGCTTCTCCCTTTGCAGTGACAACCTGGAGGGCATCTCAGAGG GTCCGTCCAACCGGTCTAACTCTGTGTCCTCTCTGGACCTGGAGGGAGAGTCTGTGTCAGAGCTGGGAGCTGGACCGTCAGGGAGCAATGGAGTGGAGGCTCTACAACTGCTGGAGCATGAACAGG CCACCACTCAGGACAACCTTGATGATAAACTGCGAAAGTTTGAGATCCGAGACATGATGGGTCTAACCGATGACCGGGACATCTCAGAGACTGTGAGCGAGACCTGGAGCACGGATGTGCTGGGCAGCGACTTTGACCCCAACATGGATGAGGATCGACTGCAGGAAATAGCTG GAGCGGCTGTGGAGAACATGCTGGGCAGCCTGCTGTGTCTGCCAGGCTCCAGCTCAGTCCTGCTGGACCCCTATGGATCCACCATCTCAGAGACCACCAGCGAGGCCTGGAGTGTGGAGGTTCTGCCTAGTGACTCAG AAGCCCCAGACTTGAAGCAGGAGGAGCGTCTGCAGGAGCTGGAGAGTTGTTCGGGTGTGGGCAGCACCTCAGATGACACAGAGGTCAGAGAGGTCAGCTCTCGGCCCAGCACACCAGGGCTCAGTGTCGTTTCAG CAACATCAGAAGACATCCCGAACAAGACTGAGGACTTGCGGTCGGAATGCAGTTCAGACTTTGGAGGGAAGGACTCTGTGACCAGTCCAGACGGGGAGGAGTCTGCTCATG GACCGCACCACAGTTTGACATCTCCACCTTCTCAGACAGATTCCTTACTGGCCATGTTCGATCCCCTATCCTCCGGTGAAG GTTCCTCCACTGGTACTATTGTGAGGCCTAAAGTGCACTACGCCAGGccccttcaccccccccctGATCCTCCCATCCCAGAGGCCTGTGCCCTGGTCCAAGAACCCCGCCACTCCCTGTTCATGTCTCATTGCTTGGCCCAAGTTGAGCTGGAACACACCAAACAGCGCCACTCCTACCCGGACAGGCTGGTACGTAGTCGCAGTTCTGACATTGTGTGCCCGGGCCGCCGGCCCACAAGTGACCCGGGCCTCAACCGTAGGGCTGCAGCTGAGGAGCGGGACCCTGCCGGGGCCTTCTCCATGGGGCCATCCTCGTCCCCCAGCAAGGACTCCCTGAAAGGAGAG gtTGAGGAGAGAAACTACAGTGATGAGGAAAAGTCTGATCGCAACCGACCATGGTGGAAGAAACGCTTTCAGTCAGCCATTCCCAAAG CTCCAATAGCAGCCTTCCGGAAAAGGGACAAGCAGGAGAAAGACGATATAGGCCATGAACGCGTCCCACAAG ACGACCCGCTGCCCAGGAACTCCCATGCTCAGGCTGCAGAAGACATCCTGGACAAGTATAGGAACATCAAGAGAACCAGTCCCAATGAAGGAGCTACCACTGCAGCCTACGATGCCAGTGGTG AGCCGTGTGGAGAGGAGAGTGTGCATGACTCCCTCCGAGACGAAGCTATGCAAAACATCTCCACAGATGACCTGCCTGACtcagccagccagacagccCAGCAACACGACTCCAAGTTCTCATTCAG TGACGCAAAGAAGAAGTTGAGACTGGCTTTGTGTTCAGCAGACTCTGTGGCTTTCCCCCTCATGGCTCCTGCTACAACACGCAATGGTCTGCCAGACCACACAGACTCTGAAG ACAATGAGATCGTGTGCTTCCTGAAGGTCCAGCTGGCAGAGGCCATCAACCTGCAGGATAAGAACCAGATGGCCCAGATCCATGAGACTACACGCTGCGTCAGCCGATTTGACGCACGCACCTGCAGGAAGCTGCTGGCAGCCATCGCCGATGATTACAG AAAGCGGGCCCCCTACATAGCTTATCTTACACGATGTCGGCAGGGCCTGCAGACATCTCAGGCCCACCTGGAGCGTCTCCTGCAGAGGGTGCTGAGGGACAAGGAGGTGGCTAACCGCTACTTCACCACTGTCTGTGTTCGCCTCCTACTGGAACATATGGAGGCTAAGATGCTGGATTTCATCAAAG CTTTTCAGGGCTACACAGCATCAGACGACAAGACTGCAGCAGTGGAGGATTTCCTGCGCTACTTGTACGGGGCCATGGCCCATGATGCCACCTGGCAGTACGCCAGCGAGGACCAGCTGCAGGACGCCCAGATGGCCATCGAGCGCAGCGTCATGAACCGTATCTTCAAACTGGCCTTCTACCCTAACCAGGACGGGGATATCCTGAGAGACCA GCTTCTGCAGGACCACATAGCGCGTCTCTCAAAAGTGGTGACAGTGAATCACAAAGCTCTTCAAATCCCAGAG GTGTATGCAAGGGAGTCTCCCTGGCCATCTGCCCAGTCAGAGATTCGGACCATCAGCGCCTACAAGACCCCGCGGGATAAAGTGCAGTGTATATTGCGCATGTGTTCCACCATCATGAACCTACTGAGTTTGGCCAACGAGGACTCTGTCCCTGGAGCTGATGACTTTGTTCCTGTGCTGGTCTTTGTGCTGATAAAG gCAAACCCGCCCTGCCTTCTGTCCACTATTCAGTACATCAATAATTTCTACGCCAGCCGGCTGAGTGGGGAGGAGTGCTATTGGTGGATGCAGTTCACCGCGGCAGTGGAATTCATTAAGACCATCGACGATCGCAAGTGA
- the gapvd1 gene encoding GTPase-activating protein and VPS9 domain-containing protein 1 isoform X5 — translation MVKPDIHTLAHHLKQERLYVASEKQLIQRLNGDVLKTAERLYRAAWITKQQRINLDRLILTSAEASPAECCQHAKVLEDTQFLDGYKTLGFQESIYGEFLGRVRENPRLVASCLVAGEKLNQEHTQGVINTVFTSLYGNCIMQEDESYLLQVLRYLVEFELKESDNPRRLLRRGTCAFSILFKLFSEGLYSAKLFLTATLHEPIMQLLVEDEDHLETDPSKVTERFTPAQQERLFGEKGSESYRQKVTAAVEANEAKLVTLVNKFIGYLKQNTYCFPHNLRWIVSQMYKTLSCVDRLEVGEVRTMCTDLLLTCFICPAIVNPEQYGIISDAPINEVARFNLMQVGQLLQQLAMADDDGDPRRKNCLAKFDKSCVAAFLDVVIGGRTVETPPMSSMNLLEGLSRTVAYMTHSQLLCLVDFVRSVMTGDHLREEEHMLLETLLANVPQSCTVKSNSLELTPSNTPQLSPATTPANKKNRNIGQQLATSWDSTTTTLSAHIPLVTPFGWEQLTGWEQLTASRSRSRTELSQQGEVEASSLESLQEVMPEEVLVISLGTSPQTIPGMMSENEVLTIQLADGAQGDTPADETKLHGKPDKTLRFSLCSDNLEGISEGPSNRSNSVSSLDLEGESVSELGAGPSGSNGVEALQLLEHEQATTQDNLDDKLRKFEIRDMMGLTDDRDISETVSETWSTDVLGSDFDPNMDEDRLQEIAGAAVENMLGSLLCLPGSSSVLLDPYGSTISETTSEAWSVEVLPSDSEAPDLKQEERLQELESCSGVGSTSDDTEVREVSSRPSTPGLSVVSATSEDIPNKTEDLRSECSSDFGGKDSVTSPDGEESAHGPHHSLTSPPSQTDSLLAMFDPLSSGEGSSTGTIVRPKVHYARPLHPPPDPPIPEACALVQEPRHSLFMSHCLAQVELEHTKQRHSYPDRLVRSRSSDIVCPGRRPTSDPGLNRRAAAEERDPAGAFSMGPSSSPSKDSLKGEVEERNYSDEEKSDRNRPWWKKRFQSAIPKVLYWTAESEVPAPIAAFRKRDKQEKDDIGHERVPQDDPLPRNSHAQAAEDILDKYRNIKRTSPNEGATTAAYDASGEPCGEESVHDSLRDEAMQNISTDDLPDSASQTAQQHDSKFSFSDAKKKLRLALCSADSVAFPLMAPATTRNGLPDHTDSEDNEIVCFLKVQLAEAINLQDKNQMAQIHETTRCVSRFDARTCRKLLAAIADDYRKRAPYIAYLTRCRQGLQTSQAHLERLLQRVLRDKEVANRYFTTVCVRLLLEHMEAKMLDFIKAFQGYTASDDKTAAVEDFLRYLYGAMAHDATWQYASEDQLQDAQMAIERSVMNRIFKLAFYPNQDGDILRDQLLQDHIARLSKVVTVNHKALQIPEVYARESPWPSAQSEIRTISAYKTPRDKVQCILRMCSTIMNLLSLANEDSVPGADDFVPVLVFVLIKANPPCLLSTIQYINNFYASRLSGEECYWWMQFTAAVEFIKTIDDRK, via the exons ATGGTGAAGCCAGACATCCACACTCTGGCCCACCACCTGAAACAAGAGCGGCTGTATGTAGCTTCAGAGAAACAGTTGATCCAGCGGCTCAATGGGGATGTGCTGAAAACTGCTGAGAGGCTGTACCGTGCTGCTTGGATCACCAAACAGCAGAGGATCAACCTTGACCGCCTCATCCTTACCAG TGCTGAGGCTTCCCCGGCTGAATGCTGCCAACATGCCAAAGTGCTAGAAGATACACAGTTCCTGGATGGCTACAAGACTCTGGGCTTCCAGGAGAGCATCTATGGGGAGTTCCTGGGTCGGGTACGTGAGAACCCTCGGCTGGTGGCCTCCTGTCTGGTGGCTGGGGAGAAGTTGAACCAGGAGCATACACAGGGTGTCATTAACACTGTGTTCACCTCACTATACGGCAACTGTATCATGCAGGAGGACGAAAGCTACCTGTTGCAG GTCTTACGCTACTTGGTGGAGTTTGAGCTGAAGGAGAGTGACAATCCTCGGCGGCTGCTGCGGCGGGGCACATGTGCTTTTAGCATCCTCTTCAAACTTTTTTCTGAGGGGCTGTACTCCGCCAAGCTCTTCCTCACTGCCACCCTCCACGAACCAATCATGCAACTACTGGTGGAAGATGAGGATCACCTGGAGACGGACCCTTCCAAGGTTACGGAGCGGTTCACGCCGGCCCAGCAAGAGCGTCTGTTTGGTGAGAAGGGCTCTGAGAGCTACCGGCAGAAAGTGACGGCCGCTGTAGAGGCTAACGAGGCCAAGCTTGTGACGCTGGTGAACAAGTTCATTGGCTACCTGAAGCAGAACACCTACTGCTTCCCCCACAACCTGCGCTGGATAGTGTCTCAGATGTACAAGACGCTGTCATGTGTGGACCGGCTGGAGGTTGGCGAGGTTCGGACCATGTGCACGGACCTGCTGCTCACCTGTTTCATCTGTCCAGCCATTGTCAACCCTGAGCAGTATGGAATCATCTCGGATGCCCCTATCAACGAGGTGGCCCGATTTAACCTCATGCAG gtGGGGCAGCTTCTTCAACAGTTGGCAATGGCTGATGATGATGGAGACCCCAGGCGGAAAAACTGTTTGGCCAAGTTTGATAAG AGCTGTGTAGCTGCCTTCCTGGATGTGGTCATTGGTGGGAGAACTGTGGAGACACCACCCATGTCCTCTATGAACCTACTTGAAGGCCTCAGCAGGACTGTGGCATACATGACGCACAGTCAGCTGCTCTGTCTG GTGGACTTTGTGCGGAGTGTGATGACAGGGGACCACCTCAGGGAGGAGGAGCACATGCTCCTCGAGACCCTTCTGGCCAATGTCCCGCAGTCCTGCACTGTGAAGAGCAACAGTCTGGAGCTTACCCCCTCCAACACCCCCCAGCTCTCCCCAGCTACCACCCCAGCCAACAAGAAGAACAGGAATATAg GACAACAGTTAGCTACATCCTGGGactccacaaccaccaccctGTCTGCTCACATTCCGTTAGTTACCCCTTTTG GTTGGGAGCAGCTAACAGGTTGGGAGCAACTAACAG CCTCCCGTAGTCGTAGCCGTACCGAGCTGTCACAGCAGGGGGAGGTAGAGGCAAGCTCCCTGGAGTCTTTACAGGAGGTGATGCCAGAGGAGGTGCTAGTTATCTCACTAGGAACCAGCCCCCAGACTATTCCAGGGATGATGTCAGAGAATGAG GTGTTGACCATACAACTGGCTGATGGGGCGCAAGGAGACACTCCTGCAGATGAGACCAAGCTTCATGGGAAGCCAGACAAAACTTTGCGCTTCTCCCTTTGCAGTGACAACCTGGAGGGCATCTCAGAGG GTCCGTCCAACCGGTCTAACTCTGTGTCCTCTCTGGACCTGGAGGGAGAGTCTGTGTCAGAGCTGGGAGCTGGACCGTCAGGGAGCAATGGAGTGGAGGCTCTACAACTGCTGGAGCATGAACAGG CCACCACTCAGGACAACCTTGATGATAAACTGCGAAAGTTTGAGATCCGAGACATGATGGGTCTAACCGATGACCGGGACATCTCAGAGACTGTGAGCGAGACCTGGAGCACGGATGTGCTGGGCAGCGACTTTGACCCCAACATGGATGAGGATCGACTGCAGGAAATAGCTG GAGCGGCTGTGGAGAACATGCTGGGCAGCCTGCTGTGTCTGCCAGGCTCCAGCTCAGTCCTGCTGGACCCCTATGGATCCACCATCTCAGAGACCACCAGCGAGGCCTGGAGTGTGGAGGTTCTGCCTAGTGACTCAG AAGCCCCAGACTTGAAGCAGGAGGAGCGTCTGCAGGAGCTGGAGAGTTGTTCGGGTGTGGGCAGCACCTCAGATGACACAGAGGTCAGAGAGGTCAGCTCTCGGCCCAGCACACCAGGGCTCAGTGTCGTTTCAG CAACATCAGAAGACATCCCGAACAAGACTGAGGACTTGCGGTCGGAATGCAGTTCAGACTTTGGAGGGAAGGACTCTGTGACCAGTCCAGACGGGGAGGAGTCTGCTCATG GACCGCACCACAGTTTGACATCTCCACCTTCTCAGACAGATTCCTTACTGGCCATGTTCGATCCCCTATCCTCCGGTGAAG GTTCCTCCACTGGTACTATTGTGAGGCCTAAAGTGCACTACGCCAGGccccttcaccccccccctGATCCTCCCATCCCAGAGGCCTGTGCCCTGGTCCAAGAACCCCGCCACTCCCTGTTCATGTCTCATTGCTTGGCCCAAGTTGAGCTGGAACACACCAAACAGCGCCACTCCTACCCGGACAGGCTGGTACGTAGTCGCAGTTCTGACATTGTGTGCCCGGGCCGCCGGCCCACAAGTGACCCGGGCCTCAACCGTAGGGCTGCAGCTGAGGAGCGGGACCCTGCCGGGGCCTTCTCCATGGGGCCATCCTCGTCCCCCAGCAAGGACTCCCTGAAAGGAGAG gtTGAGGAGAGAAACTACAGTGATGAGGAAAAGTCTGATCGCAACCGACCATGGTGGAAGAAACGCTTTCAGTCAGCCATTCCCAAAG TGCTGTATTGGACCGCTGAGAGTGAAGTCCCAG CTCCAATAGCAGCCTTCCGGAAAAGGGACAAGCAGGAGAAAGACGATATAGGCCATGAACGCGTCCCACAAG ACGACCCGCTGCCCAGGAACTCCCATGCTCAGGCTGCAGAAGACATCCTGGACAAGTATAGGAACATCAAGAGAACCAGTCCCAATGAAGGAGCTACCACTGCAGCCTACGATGCCAGTGGTG AGCCGTGTGGAGAGGAGAGTGTGCATGACTCCCTCCGAGACGAAGCTATGCAAAACATCTCCACAGATGACCTGCCTGACtcagccagccagacagccCAGCAACACGACTCCAAGTTCTCATTCAG TGACGCAAAGAAGAAGTTGAGACTGGCTTTGTGTTCAGCAGACTCTGTGGCTTTCCCCCTCATGGCTCCTGCTACAACACGCAATGGTCTGCCAGACCACACAGACTCTGAAG ACAATGAGATCGTGTGCTTCCTGAAGGTCCAGCTGGCAGAGGCCATCAACCTGCAGGATAAGAACCAGATGGCCCAGATCCATGAGACTACACGCTGCGTCAGCCGATTTGACGCACGCACCTGCAGGAAGCTGCTGGCAGCCATCGCCGATGATTACAG AAAGCGGGCCCCCTACATAGCTTATCTTACACGATGTCGGCAGGGCCTGCAGACATCTCAGGCCCACCTGGAGCGTCTCCTGCAGAGGGTGCTGAGGGACAAGGAGGTGGCTAACCGCTACTTCACCACTGTCTGTGTTCGCCTCCTACTGGAACATATGGAGGCTAAGATGCTGGATTTCATCAAAG CTTTTCAGGGCTACACAGCATCAGACGACAAGACTGCAGCAGTGGAGGATTTCCTGCGCTACTTGTACGGGGCCATGGCCCATGATGCCACCTGGCAGTACGCCAGCGAGGACCAGCTGCAGGACGCCCAGATGGCCATCGAGCGCAGCGTCATGAACCGTATCTTCAAACTGGCCTTCTACCCTAACCAGGACGGGGATATCCTGAGAGACCA GCTTCTGCAGGACCACATAGCGCGTCTCTCAAAAGTGGTGACAGTGAATCACAAAGCTCTTCAAATCCCAGAG GTGTATGCAAGGGAGTCTCCCTGGCCATCTGCCCAGTCAGAGATTCGGACCATCAGCGCCTACAAGACCCCGCGGGATAAAGTGCAGTGTATATTGCGCATGTGTTCCACCATCATGAACCTACTGAGTTTGGCCAACGAGGACTCTGTCCCTGGAGCTGATGACTTTGTTCCTGTGCTGGTCTTTGTGCTGATAAAG gCAAACCCGCCCTGCCTTCTGTCCACTATTCAGTACATCAATAATTTCTACGCCAGCCGGCTGAGTGGGGAGGAGTGCTATTGGTGGATGCAGTTCACCGCGGCAGTGGAATTCATTAAGACCATCGACGATCGCAAGTGA